TGTAAGCTGCAGCTCACCTCGGGTCAGGGCAGTGACCCACACTCCCAGCTGCAGGTGAGGACCGGCAGTGTGGCCCTCTGCCAGTTGGAAcctcccagctcctccctcaACTCTCAGAGGTCCCCTTCCCACTGCGGGCACGCCCTTCCCTGGACAGGGGCAGGTGGGAGACGGGGCTGTGAGGCCCGGGCTGACGCAACTAAGTGGCCTTAGCCAGGGCTTGATGGTCACGGCTCCCCAGGCCAGCCTGTTCCATGGAAGGGGTGGCTGCCCCCTAAAACCAGGGCATTTCCTCTCTGGTCCTGGTCCAGGGAGCAGCCAGATGATCCCCCTTTCTACAGCCCTGTGATTTTGAGTCCCGTGAAAGCCCAGTCCTCTGCCCAGATGCCCGCACTGTCATCATTTTCACCCCGTCCCCATGCACGTGATGATGGACAGGGAAGGGGAACTCCTCTGTTACCCAAGAAAGGGCCCCGGGCTTGAAtgagcagaaagggaaggaagtggCGTCGGATGTGGCCTTCGGGGATGCCCAGCACCTGCCCCAGACCCGTGATGCTGACTCCGGGGCTGGGTCCGTAGGAGCTGCTGGGTCAgccgaggggggggggggggggcacgatGATGAGCTGGGGAGACATGACGAAGGCCTGGGGCCCCAGACCGTGGGGGAGGCACCTTCCGGGTGGCACGAGCAGGTGGCTGGGGGTCTGGGAGCCTGGGGACTTGTCTCGCTCGTACCCAGCTTGTGGCTGGTGGAGTGGGAAGGGGGCGAGGCTGGGGGTGGTGTCCACCTGCCCCGATACTACTCCTGAGAGCCCTCGAGCCGTCGGCCCATTTAGTCCTGGCCTGGGGATCTGTGTGGACACCGGGCCTCAGCTGCGGACCGGAGGTTCATGAGGCAGCCCCTGACGCCCCCGCCTGGTGGCCGGGCACTGTCTCCACAGAGCTGCACGCAGGAGATCGGCGAGGAGCTGGTCAACGGGGTCATCCATTCCATCTCCCTGCGGAAGGTGCAGGCACACCACGGCGCCAACAAGGGCCAACGCTGGCTCGGGGTGAGTGCGGGCACAGGGGCCCCCACCGCCGGGACCCTGCGGAGGCCCGGGGGCCAGACGCCGCTCAGCGACTCTGTTGGGTTCCCTCCCAGGGCCTTCCTGCCTGAGGGCCCCACAGCCCCCCCTCCCAGAGGATCATGGGCCttcgtgcccccccccccccccactgtccaGTCCTGGGCTCGGCCGGGAGCATCCCTCTGCATGTATTTGATGAATATGAAAAAAGACGCTCTTTggtaaaacatttatatttaaaaaaatatttttaatgtttatttatgagagagagagagagagcgcacacgcacttgtgcggtggggaggggcagagagagaaggagacagagaatcagaagcaggctccaggctctgagctgtcagcacagagcccgatgcggggctcgaacccacaaaccgtgagatcatgacccgagtcaaagtcggatgctcaactgacagagccacccaggcacccccccccccaaaaagaccCTTTTCGAAAAACACAACAAAGGCACTTTTCTGCTGTTTTTACTTTACGTTAGGCTGCAAGTGATTTTGTACGTTGCCCCAGTTTTTCTCGTTTTAATTCCTGCCCCCGGTTGTGTCAGGGGCCGTGAACCCGCCCTTGCAGACCCTCAAGCCCTTCCGCAGCACCTCGCTTAGAAGGGCTAGTTTGACCCAAAAGGGGCGGAGGCTGAGGCTACTATATAACTTGCAGTCTCCTGGGGCACAGCCCTGTGACCCCTCCAGGTCAGAGGTAGGGCCGGACTCAGCAGCACAACATTCCAAAGGGGAGGCCCGGTCGTCACGGTGATTCACCCTTTCATGCTCTAGGACCTGGTCTTGATTCCTTCCCACAGCTTTCCCCGGGGCTGCACTGAACATGCTGTATCTCTTCTCACCCCAGAATAAGCCTCTGTGTTCTCGTCTCTAGAATGGGCAGGTTTTGCCAGGGCTCACGGGAGTGATGCTCCTAATACAAGGAGGGGCTGTCGTTTTAAGTTCCCCTAACAGAATGGCCAGAAAGTGTTGGGTTAGTATTTTTTAGCCCTCCCCATCTccaattccactttttttttcaatgctttattttatttttgagagggggggggcagagtgcGAACGGCAGTGGGGGGCgttgggcagaaagagggaaacagaatcggaagcaggctccaggctctgagctgtcagcacggagcccgacgtggggctcaaacccgcggactgcgagatcatgacttgagctgaagtcggatgcctaacccactgagccacccaggtgccccttccgaTTCCACTTCTTAAGCTGAGAACGTTTTTCTGCTGGGGGCACGCATGTCTGCGCCCTTGCCACATGTCACTGAGCACTTGGGAGTTCATCTGAGCCCCTGTGTCCCACCCCAGTGTGAAAATGAGTCAGCCCTGAACCTGTATGAGACCTGCAAGGTGCGGACGGTGAAGGCCGGCACGCTGGAGAAGCTGGTGGAGCACCTGGTGCCTGCCTTCCAGGGCAGCGACCTCTCCTACGTCACCATCTTCCTGTGCACGTACCGAGCCTTCACCACCACCCAGCAGGTGCTGGACCTGCTGTTCAAAAGGTGAGCACGGCCCCCGCACAGCACAGcggctccccgccccctcctggcACCTTTTTGAGCCTCAGGTGTCTCGTGGGAACCCTGGGTGTCAGGAGGACCACCCCACATGGGGTCGTGTCCCACTGTTGGGACAAGTCCCCCACCCTGTGCCCGGCCCGTGGAGGGGGTTGCCTGGGGCTGCCgtgcttcctctctgcctccagcctggGTGTCCCGTGCCTGGGGCAAAGCTGCTCTCGCCCTCGATTCCATATGGGGGACCCATCCTGGGGGTGGCCAGGGAGGGGTCCCCAACCCCCTCAGATGTCTGTACGGTGCTGGCTGGGCTTCGTTCACTCAACAAGTGGGCACGGAGCCCCTTCTAGACGCTTCGCATACCCCAGACCAGACTCTACCCTCCTGGGCTTCCGTTCTCGTCCAGAAGTCAGCCAGTAACCCTAGACATCATAGCAGGTACGGTAGATGTGATGCCCTCACGGCCTCCTCTAGATACGGATGCATCCTTCCTTATTCTGACGAGGACGGCGGACCCCAGGACCAACTGAAAAAGTGAGCGGACTTGGGAGCTGATGGGAGGACCCCCGTCTCCAAGGTGGGGGACATCtagagcgggggtgggggcgggggcgctggGCAGGGCCACGGCTCCCACACGAGCTGTGATTCCTGCTGGAGGGCCAAGGGGCGGGGGCCTCTCCTGCAGGAGGAAAGGAGTCAGACAGCCGTGGCTGGGGTCCTGGGCCCTGGGGAGCAGAAGAGAGGCCGGGGGCTGAGGTTGGCCCCTGAGAGAGTGGGTCCCCCCCACAGCCCACCCCAGCCCTTCCTGCCCGGCCCCGACCCGGGGTCCCAGGACGGAGGTGCGGGGGCCACCTGCTCACCCATCGACCTCACGCGTCAGTCCCCTGAGTCCAGCTGCCCGGACTGAGAACAGTGTTCCTGAGAATAGTGTCTGTGGGGAGAGGAGACCCCCAGGCGCCTCGGAGGCAGTACGGCAGCCATGGGTGCAGGAGCTGGGGACGAGGGGCCGTGAGAGCCCAcgcaggctgggagggaggacgCTGCCTGTTCCCTCCTCCTCACACACTTACgcagcacctactgtgtgcggccagggcagggacagagcagaCACGGCAGCCCTCCGCCGTCCTGGAGTTTACGCCCCCGgacagacaggggaggggcaggcctcCCTGAGGAAGGCAGGGGTGCCCACACCATCGATGGAGGGTTCCCTCCTGTGGAGACGGCCAGGCCCCCGCCTCCTGACTGGACCTGCCCCTGCCTGGACGGCCAGtggcgtggggggggggcggtgctcagGTGGGCCTGGCCTCTGGATGGAGGACCCCCAGGGGCGCCGCAGGGGGCCGTGCAGAAGGAAAGGCCGGCCGCTGACTCTGCTGCCTGCCCCCCCGCTCCCTCCAGTGCCATCTCCTCCattctgggcacctggctggaccAGTACTCGGAGGACTTCTGTCAGCCCCCAGACTTTCCCTGCCTCAAGCAGCTGGTGGCCTACGTGCAGCTCAACATGCCTGGTTCTGACCTAGAGCGCCGTGCCCAGCTTCTCCTGGCCCAGCTGGAGCACGCAGAGCTCACAGAGGCCGAGCCCGAGGGTGAgaaggctggggggtgggggatgggggtacACGGGGCCGGGGCggtgctgggccacccagggaggAGCCCCTGGGGGCTGATGTGGGGCCAGGAGCAGAGACTGAGAGCCCCGGCGGGGGACCGCAGGGGGGCAGAGGTCCCGGTGTGGGTTCCTGGCCGCGGCTTCCCCGGGAGGCTCTGGAGTGGGTTCTGTCTCTGCAAAGACATCTGGAAACTTCTCTCCTCTAGCTCTGTCGCCAGCTCCAGCGCCACTTCTAAAACCAGCTCCAGAACTAGAGCGGGCTTTGGCACCTGAGTCAGAACCAGAGCTAGAGCCGGCTCCAACACCAGCTCCAGAACCAGAGCTAGAGCCGGCTCCGGAACCGGCTCCGGAACCGGCTCCAGCCCCAGCTCCGGAACTAGAGCCAGCTCTATCGCAAACTGTAGACCTGGAGGCAGCTCCGGTGCCCGAGCCTCCCTGGCCGTCACCTGTGGCTGCAGAAAATGGCCTGAATGAGAAGCCTCACCTCTTGGCCTTCCCTCCCGACCTGGTGGCAGAGCAGTTCACACTGATGGATGCGGTGAGCAGTTTTTCTCAgccgggcagggcaggggagcgCTTTCCTCCAGCCTCTGGTCCATTCCCTGCCATTCCCCGACATATCCCAGCTCCGTTCCTGCGTGGTCTCTGGACTGTGGATGCAGAGAtgggaccctccccaccccatccctgtgCGCAGTGACGATGGATTAAATGAGACGGGGCGGTAGAAGGCTGGGCGGAGCCCGGCCCATTCGATGGGGGGGGTGGAGCTCACCGTGGTACGTCCAGCTCCATGGGTCACTCCACCATCTGCTCGGGAGGCCTCGGCACCTACGAGGCACCTGCCGTGTCCTGGAGTTTACGGCAGACAAAGCCTGTGGGCGGAGCGCCCGCAGTGAGCGTGCATCTGGACAGGGTGGGGGGACCTGAGCCACGACGGGGGAGCCGAAGGTGCCGCCTGGTGTGCGCAGCTGTGAGCCAGCTTCTGGTGCTTGCAGTGAGTGAGGGTGGGCGTCTGAAAATGCCAGACGCTCTTTGCTGCCCGTGCGTCATCTGGGTCACTCGTGCGCTGGGCGCCCACGGTCGGCGGAGAACAGAGCCCAGAGGCACGGCCCCCACCCCGGGCCTGCGAGGCTCGAGCCACATCCTCAGCTTtccctgagctccagccctgACCGGGGACCCTGCCTGGGACTAGGGAGACCGGGGATGCTGAGCTGGGCCGTGGCAGTGCTAGGTGACGCTCCCCATGATCCCCCAGGAGCTGTTCAAGAAGGTGGTGCCCTACCACTGCCTGGGCTCCATCTGGTCCCAGCGGGACAAGAAAGGCAAGGAACACCTGGCTCCCACTGTCCGCGCCACAGTCACCCAGTTCAACAGTGTGGCCAACTGCGTCATCACCACCTGCCTGGGGGACCGGACTGTGACGGCCCGGGACAGGGCCAGGGTGGTGGAGCACTGGATCGAGGTGGCCAGGGTATGCCTTGGAGGGGCCCTGGGGAACCCCTTTCTCGCCTTCATCTGCCCTCAGGGCTGTGGTCTGTGGTCCACCAGCCTGCAGAGACCCCAGCCCTCCCTTCGCAGCGGCTCGCTGGCCTTGATTCACACATCCCACTGCCTCGATGCTCACTGCCCGCTTAACGTCCTCCCTCGTGTTGAGCTCAGAGCCTCCTCCTGGGAGTGTCATGGACGGGGGCCCAGATGCTCGTTGGGGCTCCCTGGGAGTCTGTGTCACCCAGGATGGAAGGTCAGAGCTCAGGGGACTGCACCCGCACCCCACGGCCCTTCTGTTCCTCTGCCAGGAGTGCCGTGTCCTCAAGAACTTCTCGTCTCTCTACGCCATCCTGTCGGCCCTCCAGAGCAACTCCATCCACAGGCTGAAGAAGACGTGGGAAGAAGTTTCCAGGTGGGGAGACCTCTCTCTGCAGGAGCTCCACCTGGAGGGACCCGGGACCCCCCAAGCGACTAAGCATTGTCCCCTCTGTGAGCCTGGGACCTGCCAGGAGGCAGCAAATCCTGAGGCCGGCCTGCTGGTTGGGGGTCCAAGTGTCCGTTGGCCTTAGGCCAGCACCTCTgccctgggactcagtttccctatctgtcaAGCACTAGACAGAGCCACATTGGACATTTTCCTGTGTTTCCTTGCCAGCCACACCACTCTGTCCCCTTGAAATCCAAACCGATCCAAACAGAGCCACACACGTGGAGCTCGCCTCCCCCGGCCCACAGAGCGCCCTGGGCCCAGCAGAACCCCGGGTGAAAACCACCCGTCTGGGCGGTTGGGTCCTTGGGTCCTAAATGGATGGGCACTCACACCCCTCCCTGCCATTCCCATggttctcctcccttcccccacccagggaCAGCTTCCGCATCTTCCAGAAGCTGTCGGAGATTTTCTCGGATGAGAACAACTACTCACTGAGCAGAGAGCTGCTCATCAAGGTAAAgtctgggcagaggagggaggttCTCGGTGGacatttctttgaaaagttcCAGTCCTATCTGGGCTGGACTTTGAGGAGAGTGGGATCTTTTTGGTGCATGGGCCGGTGGGAGGTAGTTTGGGGGACAGGAGGCCCCGGTAATGGAATGGTGTGGGAGCAGCTGAGGTGTTCTACAAGGCGGGGAGCGAGAGGGTGGCTGGATCGGCAGGTCTCCTGCTTCCTCCAGGCTGCTGGGCGGCTGGGGTCTGGGGTGGGAGGCTCCTTCCGTCGGTGCTGCAGCTCAGGGTGGGCACACCCCGGCTCCCTGGGGACAAGGCACCGCAGGGGGTGCCAGAGGCTAAGTCCTGAAGGGGCTGCTCGACCTTGGGTCCAAATGAGCAGTCCTGGGACGCAGCTCTGGGAGCCCTGGGGGACTCCTCACCCCGCCCCGGGGCAGGCGCCACAAACGGATCCCAGACATCCTGCAGGCTGTCACTGCAGGGCCTCAAATTAGCCAGATGACCAGTTAGCAGGAACAGATCTCCAGCCCACTCACCTCTGAGTCCCTGTaggaccttgggcaggtcactacccctctcggggcctcagtttccttagcgGGAGAGCGGAGGAAGGATGAGCCTGGGGTCCCTCTAGTCTCACGACTCACGGGGAGGCAGTGAGATACCAGGAGAAGAGGAGTGTGGGAGAGTTCTGTGCAGGGCCCCCACCTCGGAGAGGGCACGGGCTGCTGAGTCCTTGGAGACCTCCCGGAGGTGGGTGTCTTGCTCACCTGCACTTTCCAGACCAGGAAACAGGCTTGGGGAGGCCAGGCCACTGGCCCCACATTCCCACACCCCGGGAGCACCAGGGCACCCCActggtgacagcagagcattCGGACCAGTGACCAAGTACCAAGGTCAGGTCTGCtggaggggaaagaggggaagagaggagggtcTCACTGATCCCGTCCCCAACCCTGGCAGGAAGGCACCTCCAAGTTTGCCACCCTGGAGATGAACCCCAAGAGAGCCCAGAAGCGGCCAAAGGAGACGGTGAGTACACTCGAGGCCGAGAGAGGTGAGGGGGGGCCGGCccgaggcaggagaggaggggtcGCCCCCAGCCCTTCCACCCTGCCGCTGCAGTGACCTGAGCTCCTCTGGGCCCTGACAGGGCTGTGCCCTGACCAGCAGGGGGTCTCGAGGGTGCCGATGGCAGCTGGGCTCGGTGGGCTTAGGAGTGGGGAGGGTCCAGGGACCACAGAACCTCAGCGAGGTTGGGGTCTGtgggcactgggagggagtctgGGGGAGACTGCTGAAGGTCCCCGGGCTGCTCCgagtgggaggctgggggaggcctCGGCCGTTGCTCATCAGCCCTACCCCAACGTCACAGGGTGTCATCCAGGGCACCGTTCCCTACCTGGGCACCTTCCTCACAGACCTGGTGATGCTGGACACCGCGATGAAGGACTATCTGTATGTGAGTGAGCcccgggggccggggccgggcgggAGTGGGGCCGGGGTCCTGGAGCCCTAGGGGAAAGCGCCCCTCACCGAGCCCTGAGCTCTCAAGCGCTGGGCACACCTTGTCTGAGggcccccagccacccccacgTGCCTGGGCTCCTGCCCCGCTCACCAGTGAGTAAACAGAGCTAGGTGCCCAGCCGCTGAGGCTTAGAGCTGCCCAGGGTCTGGCCCAGCTGCCCACGGCCCTCCCTTGGGCAGCAACCACAGGAGGAGAGAGGCCCGCCCTCCAAGCTGGACCTTCCTGCCTGAGGCCTCAATCCTTTTGTCCTCAGAGGGCTGGGCCAGTAGTTGTTTGAagctctgtccctctgcccaccaccccctaGATCCTaggaccaccccctccccaggcccagaggtgtgtgtgtgtgtgtgtgtgtgtgtgtgtgtgtgtgtgtgtgtgttcgtccACCCCGCCCCCTGGTGTATGCTGTCGGTAGTGCAGCCTgagaggggctgaggggtggTTATGGGCAAGGGGACGCCTTCTGATGCTCGCTGGCTGTCTGCCTTCCAGGGGAGACTGATCAACTTCGAGAAGCGGAGGAAGGTGAGCGGCTGCCGTCCGTACGtgttggcgggggggagggggggtggaaaTCAGAGACCTGCCTCAGCTGCATCCTGCTTCCTGTTATATTTGTGGGGAGAGTTGGATACACAGAGGAGGGGGGACCTCTCCCACTGGAGGGGGGTACAGGAGGCCAGAATCAAGGACAGCTTCCTGGGAGGGGCTGTTTTGTTAGAACAGAGTGGCCCTGGGCGGGAGTAGAGAGtaggagaggacacagagaccctgggcccctgccccgcccagcacccccacccacGACCTCCCCGGCAGCCCCTCGGGCCACACCCAGCACCGCATCTATCCCATCACTGTCCCGTCCTTCCCTCTGGGCCCCAGGAATTCGAAGTGATCGCCCAGATCAAGCTGCTCCAGTCGGCCTGCAACAATTATAGCATCACACCCGAGGAGCACTTTGGGGCCTGGTTCCGGGCCATGGAGCGACTCAGCGAGACGGAGAGGTGAGGCTGGCTGGGTGCGGGTGGGGCACGGCAGGGGCAGGCGGGCTGTGGTGTGGGATCTTGCTCAGGACCGGGCTCTGTTGCCTGGTGGTGGCTCGGCGTCTGGACCCCCACTGCCAGGCAGGTTCTGGGAGGGAGACCCGAGTGTGCCTCCTGCTCGCCTCACGGCTGCCTCTGTCCTGTAGCTACAACCTGTCGTGTGAGCTGGAGCCCCCCTCCGAGTCGGCCAGCAACACCCTCAAGGCCAAGAAGAACGCGGCCATCGTCAAGCGCTGGAGCGAGTGAGTGGCCCCGGGCTGGCAGGAAGGGCTCCCTCGGGGCTTACAGAAGCCTCAGGCTGAGCGCGACTGGGGCCACTTGTCtaccctccctgggcctcagtttcctcctctgtgaaatggggcgaTCCTAAATCGATCGCTTCCAAAGCAGGGACAGACGTGGTGCCGGTGACTGACCGAGCCCTTGGCGCAGAGCCCGGAGTGccgagtgtgggggtgggggcaggggtgggatgTGTCCCAGGGGAGGCCCCCCGAGTAAGCTGAGCCGTCCACGCAGCCGCCAGGCCCCCAGCACGGAGCTCAGCAGCAGCGGCAGCTCCCACTCCAAGTCCTGTGACCAGCTCCGGTGCGCCCCCTACCTCAGCAGCGGGGACATCGCTGACGCACTCAGCGTCCACTCAGCCGGCTCCTCCAGCTCCGACGTGGAGGAGATCAACGTGAGCTTCGTCCCGGAGTCCCCCGACGGTCAGGAAAAGAAGGTGACCGCCCGCCCTTTCTCCCCGACGGCTCTTTGCGGGGCCCAGGGCCCCCCACGCCACACCCGTGAGCGGCCGAGGGGCGCTCCCGGCTCCCGAACAGAGCACCCGGGGTCCCCCGGAGCCGGGCGCTGGCCCGGGCGTCCTGCTGACCGTGCCGTCCCCACAGTTCTGGGAGTCGGCCTCCCAGTCGTCCCCGGAGACCTCCGGCATCAGCTCAGCTTCCAGCAGCGCgtcctcctcctcagcctccacCACGCCCGTGGCTGCCACGCGCACCCACAAGCGCTCCGTCTCAGGGGTCTGTGGCCACAGCGCCTCGCTGCCCCTCTACAACCAGCAGGTGGGCGACTGCTGCATCATCCGCGTCAGCCTGGATGTGGACAACGGCAACATGTACAAGAGCATCCTGGTGAGCGGCGCGGGCGGGCGTCCCCGTGCCCGCGCTCTGCCGGGCTGCACGCGCGTGCCGGGCTCCGCCCCCTGCCCGCTGTCCTGGAGCCGGCCTTCCGGGGCGGTCGGGAAAGACAGATGGTCGGCGGACAGAAAGAAAGCAGCTTCCGTGGAGATCCGGGGCCGGGGAGGGCTTCACAGACAAGGCACCCGAGGCgggcagggaggcggggaggcctGAGGTCCGCGGCTCGGGGCCTGGATCTCCGTGGCGGCAGACAGAAGCCGCTGCTGGCTGGGGTGACGGGTCGGGTGACTCAGGGCTTCTCTGCGGGGGTGGGCTGGTGGCCGGAGAGGCGGAGGGGCCGGTCCGGAGGCGGTCAGGCGGGGAGAACGGTGGCCACCAGGCTGGTGGCTGTGGAGGTGACGGGCGGTATGAGACGTTAGATGTCATTCAGCGCCTGAGATCAAGCCAAGGGGATTTGTCTCCAGACACTGTGTGTGctgctggtgggggcagggacttGCGTTCCAGAACTCAGTCTGTAGACGAGCCCTGTGCACTCTCTGGAGGTCCCCCATCCTGTCACAGTGCCCGCGTTCCCTGGGGCAGCGTCCTCGTTGGCCCCTGGCGTGTGCCCCTTCCTGGGCGGGAACCGGCCGCGGGAGACCTAGTTCGCAGCTAGCAGCCCCAAGGAGCGAAGAGAAAAGGCTTTTCTCCCGGGGCCCCGCAGCCAGACGGCCATGCCTGAGGGCCGTTCACAGGGACAGGCTGGCTGAGAGGGGAAACGTGCTTCTGAAAGAAcctcaaatatgtgaaaatgcaCGCACGCGTGACCCTGTCCTTGTCCGTGCGGGCTGCCGTTAACAACGGGTCAGGTGCCCGTTACATACCCACCGCGTACTGAGCTGCTCTCCCCGCCAGGAACTAGCCTGACTGTCCTTAAAGAGCTGCCTGCATGACCCCACGTCCGAGGCCCGTCTGCACTCTGGCCTTTGGGGTCGAGGCAAGATGGGTGGCCTGTGCTGGCCACCACAGCAGCCTCTAGCCAGTGCAGGCCTGGCCTACAGGCAGCCCctgggcacctggccagctcctCTCCTACCTCCAGGGCTGGGACTAGACGCCCTCTCCTCCCTGGGTTCACTGATCCCATTGTCCCGCCGGGCCGGGATCCAGGGGAACAGCCCCCGGGAGCAGGCAGGTTCCCACGGTGGCATGGGAGGTGGCTTGtaggagaatgggggggggggggggcaggaacaATGGGGAAAAGGCCCTCATCGTAGTGTGGGGGCCTCCTGGGGCAGGACCAGGTGGTGAGGCGCCCGTGGACCCAGCCAGAAGCTGAGCCTTTGAACGCAGCACGAGGCAGCTCCGAGGGTCCCTGGTGCTATGCTCTGTGGAGGCTCCTCCTGGACCCTCGACCTCATGGCTGCCCCCTCTCTGATCCAGGTAACCAGCCAGGACAAGGCTCCAGCCGTCATCCGCAAGGCCATGGACAAACACAACCTGGAAGAGGATGAGGCCGACGAATACGAGCTCGTGCAGGTTATCTCCGACGACCGCAGTAAGTCCGGGGCCAGGCAGGCGGGCTGCGGGGGGGGCGGCACCACACCCCAGGCCCACGGCCCCGCACTCCCTGGGGCAGCGTCCTCGTTGGCCCCTGGCATGTGCCCTTTCCTGGGCGGGAACCGGCCGCGGGAGACCTAGTTCGCAGCTTAGCGGCCCCAAGGAGCGAAGAGAAAAGGCTTTTCTCCCGGGGCCCCGCAGCCAGACGGCCAAGCCCGAGGGCCGTTCACAGGGACAGGCTGGCTGAGAGGGGAAACGTGCTTCCGAAAGAAcctcaaatatgtgaaaatgcaCGCACGCGTGACCCTGTCCTCGTCCGTGCGGGCTGCCGTGACAAAACACCACGGGCCGGGGAGGGGCTGTTAAACTAGTGAAATGTACTGCTCATGGTTCTaaaggctggaagtctaagatcaaggtgccggcagggtcaggttctggtgagggccTTCTTCCGGGTGGCAGACGGCCACCTTCtcgtgtcctcacgtggcagaagGGGCGTGGGGGCCTCAGGAATGGGATTATTATAATATCCTGACCTCATCACTGCCCCAAGGCCCCAGTGCTTGGGGCATTAGGATTCCCACACGAATCTTGGGCACACACAATCATTCTGACCATAGCAGACGttaacaattgaaaaaaaaatttttttttaatgtttatttatttatgtatttatttttaacatttttttaatgtttcttttggagagagagagagggacagagcacaggggggggaggggcagagagagagggagacaacagaatccgaagcgggatccaggctctgagctgtcagcacagagcccgatgcggggctcaaacccgtgaactgggagatcgtgacctgagccgacgtcggacgcgtaaccgacggagccccccagttgtttgtttatttttgagggagagcacacgcaggggaggggcagagagagagggggacagaggatccgaagcgggctctgtcctgacagcagagagcctgacgtgggatttgaactcatgaaacgtgaaatcgtgacctgggccgaagtcaggcgcttaaccgactgaacccccgaGGCGCCCCCGGCAGATGCTAAAAACAGGCTCCGAgggtgtggctcagtgggtcagaGCTGGGAAAGCGACAGAACCAAGAGCAAGCACAGACTCGGAGCTGGGCTGCGGGGCTCGGAGAGCTCGGGCAAGGTCCTTAGGCCGCCTGtgcctgtgtccccctccccacgaGAGCGGGGAA
This DNA window, taken from Acinonyx jubatus isolate Ajub_Pintada_27869175 chromosome D4, VMU_Ajub_asm_v1.0, whole genome shotgun sequence, encodes the following:
- the RALGDS gene encoding ral guanine nucleotide dissociation stimulator isoform X3; translated protein: MAREARPAAPRVRKGWVFFACVSVVAARRWAIARRAILRSPAPWPAAVPAPATKSCTQEIGEELVNGVIHSISLRKVQAHHGANKGQRWLGCENESALNLYETCKVRTVKAGTLEKLVEHLVPAFQGSDLSYVTIFLCTYRAFTTTQQVLDLLFKSRYGRCDALTASSRYGCILPYSDEDGGPQDQLKNAISSILGTWLDQYSEDFCQPPDFPCLKQLVAYVQLNMPGSDLERRAQLLLAQLEHAELTEAEPEALSPAPAPLLKPAPELERALAPESEPELEPAPTPAPEPELEPAPEPAPEPAPAPAPELEPALSQTVDLEAAPVPEPPWPSPVAAENGLNEKPHLLAFPPDLVAEQFTLMDAELFKKVVPYHCLGSIWSQRDKKGKEHLAPTVRATVTQFNSVANCVITTCLGDRTVTARDRARVVEHWIEVARECRVLKNFSSLYAILSALQSNSIHRLKKTWEEVSRDSFRIFQKLSEIFSDENNYSLSRELLIKEGTSKFATLEMNPKRAQKRPKETGVIQGTVPYLGTFLTDLVMLDTAMKDYLYGRLINFEKRRKEFEVIAQIKLLQSACNNYSITPEEHFGAWFRAMERLSETESYNLSCELEPPSESASNTLKAKKNAAIVKRWSDRQAPSTELSSSGSSHSKSCDQLRCAPYLSSGDIADALSVHSAGSSSSDVEEINVSFVPESPDGQEKKFWESASQSSPETSGISSASSSASSSSASTTPVAATRTHKRSVSGVCGHSASLPLYNQQVGDCCIIRVSLDVDNGNMYKSILVTSQDKAPAVIRKAMDKHNLEEDEADEYELVQVISDDRKLKIPDNANVFYAMNSTANYDFVLKKRTFTKGAKVRHGASSTLPRMKQKGLRIAKGIF
- the RALGDS gene encoding ral guanine nucleotide dissociation stimulator isoform X6 yields the protein MCVQTGSRAPAQPSLPPAPVSPLAARGRTSIRPGACRSCTQEIGEELVNGVIHSISLRKVQAHHGANKGQRWLGCENESALNLYETCKVRTVKAGTLEKLVEHLVPAFQGSDLSYVTIFLCTYRAFTTTQQVLDLLFKSRYGRCDALTASSRYGCILPYSDEDGGPQDQLKNAISSILGTWLDQYSEDFCQPPDFPCLKQLVAYVQLNMPGSDLERRAQLLLAQLEHAELTEAEPEALSPAPAPLLKPAPELERALAPESEPELEPAPTPAPEPELEPAPEPAPEPAPAPAPELEPALSQTVDLEAAPVPEPPWPSPVAAENGLNEKPHLLAFPPDLVAEQFTLMDAELFKKVVPYHCLGSIWSQRDKKGKEHLAPTVRATVTQFNSVANCVITTCLGDRTVTARDRARVVEHWIEVARECRVLKNFSSLYAILSALQSNSIHRLKKTWEEVSRDSFRIFQKLSEIFSDENNYSLSRELLIKEGTSKFATLEMNPKRAQKRPKETGVIQGTVPYLGTFLTDLVMLDTAMKDYLYGRLINFEKRRKEFEVIAQIKLLQSACNNYSITPEEHFGAWFRAMERLSETESYNLSCELEPPSESASNTLKAKKNAAIVKRWSDRQAPSTELSSSGSSHSKSCDQLRCAPYLSSGDIADALSVHSAGSSSSDVEEINVSFVPESPDGQEKKFWESASQSSPETSGISSASSSASSSSASTTPVAATRTHKRSVSGVCGHSASLPLYNQQVGDCCIIRVSLDVDNGNMYKSILVTSQDKAPAVIRKAMDKHNLEEDEADEYELVQVISDDRKLKIPDNANVFYAMNSTANYDFVLKKRTFTKGAKVRHGASSTLPRMKQKGLRIAKGIF